The Macaca mulatta isolate MMU2019108-1 chromosome X, T2T-MMU8v2.0, whole genome shotgun sequence DNA window attgaaatagtttcagaaggaatggtaccagctcctccttgtacctctggtagaatttggctgtgaatccgtctggtcctggactttttttggttggtagactattaatttttgcctcaatttcagagcctgttattggtctattcagggattcagcttcttcctggtttagtcaggagggtgtatgtgtctaggaatttatccatttcttttagattttctagtttatttgcatagaggtgtttatagtattctctgacggtagtttgtatttctgtggggtcggtggtgatatcccatttatcatttgttattgaatctatttgattcttctctcttttcttctttattagtcttgccattgctgaggcttgagtaggtaaacaaagcggcctgGAATCTCGAAACTggtagagcccaccacagctcaaggaggcctgcctgcctctgtagactctacctctggaggcagggcataatcaaacaaaaggcagcagaaacctctgcagacttaaatgtccctgtctgacagctttgaagagagtagtggttctcccagcatggagtttgagatctgagaatggacagactgcctcctcaagtgggtccctgacacccaAGTatcctaactgggaggcaccccccagtaggggcagactgacaccccacacagCCAGATACCcttctgagatgaagcttccaaaggaacgatcaggcagcaacatttgctgttcagcaatattcgctgttctgcagcctccactgctgatacccaggcaaacagggtctggagtggacctccaacaaactccaacagacctgcagtggagggtcctgactgttagaaggaaaactaacaagcagaaaggacatccacaccaaaaccccatctgtatgtcaccgtcatcaaagaccaaaggtagataaaaccacaaagatggggaaaaaacagagccgaaaagctgaaaattctaaaaatcagagcacctctccccctccaaaggattgcagttCCTTGCCAgcatggaacaaagctggacagagaatgactttgacaagtagagagaaggcttcagacgatcaaacttctccgagctaaaggaggaagttcgaacccatcacaaagaagctaaaaaccttgaaaaaagattagatgaatggctaactagaataaccagtgtagagaagtccttcaattacctgatagagctgaaaaccatggcacaagaactatgtgacgaatgcacaagcttcagtagccaattcaatcaactggaagaaagggtatcagtgattgaagatcaaatgaatgaaatgaagtgagaagagaagtttagagaaaaaggagtaaaaagaaacaaacaaagcctccaagaaatatgggactatgtgaaaagaccaaatttacatctgattggtgtacctgaaagtgacggggaaaatggaaccaagttggaaaacactctgcaagatattaaccaggagaacttccccaacttagcaaggcaggccaacattcaaattcaggaaatacagagaacgccacaaagatactcctcgagaagagcaactccaagacacataattgccagattcaccaaagttgaaatgaaggaaaaaatgttaagggcagccagagagaaaggttgggttacccacaaagggaagcccatcagactaacagcagatctctcagcagaaactctacaagccagaagagagtggggggccaatattcaacattcttaaagaaaagaagtttcaacccagaatttcatatccagccaaattaagcttcataagtgaaggagaaataaaatcctttacagacaagcaaatgctgagagattttgtcaccaccaggcctgccctacaagagctcctgaaggaagcactaaacatggaaaggaacaactggtaccagccactgcaaaaacatgccaaattgtaaagaccatcgatgctaggaagaaactgcatcaactaatgagcaaaataaccagctaacatcataatgacaggctcaaattcacacataacaatattaaccttaaatgtaaatgggctaaatgctccaattaaaagacacagactggcaaattggataaagagtcaagacccatcagtgtgctgtattcaggagacccatcttacatgcagagacacataggctcaaaataaagggatggaggaagatctaccaagcaaatggaaaacaaaaaacacagggGTTGtgatcctagtctctgataaaacagactttaaaccaacaaagatcaaaagagacaaggccattacataatggtaaggggatcaattcaacaagaagagctagctatcctaaatatatatgcatctaatacaggaacacccagatccataaagcgagtccttagagacctacaaagagacttagactcccacacaataataatgggagactttaacacaccactgtcaacattagacagatcgacaagacagaaagttaaaaaggatatctaggaattgaactcagctctgcaccaagcagacctaatagacatctacagaactctccaccccaaatcaacagaatatacattcttctcagcaccacatcacacttattccaaaattgaccacatagttagaagtaaagcactcctcagcaaatgtacaagaacagaaattataacaaactgtctctcagaccacagtgcagtcaaactagaactcaggattaagaaactcactcaaaaccactcaactacatggaaactgaacaacctgctcctgaatgactactgggtacataacgaaatgaaggcagaaataaaaatgttctttgaaaccaaggagaacaaagacacaacataccagaatctctgggacacatttaaagcagtgtgtagagggaaatttatagtactaaatgcccacaagagaaagcaggaaagatctaaaattgacaccctaacatcacagttaaaagaactagagaagcaagagcaaactcattcaaaagctagcagaaggcaagaaataactaagatcagggcagaactgaaggagatagagacacaaaaaacccttcaaaaaatcaatgaatccaggagctggttttttgaaaagatcaagttctctaatttttttgtgtgatatctaatctgctgttaatcaCATCCAGTAaaattttcactttaaatattaTAGTTCTCACCTCCAGAagttctatttggttctttttatatcttctatttctctcactgtattcctgtttttcttttaatgcttgtACATCATTAAACTGGCTGTTATCCTTGTCTGTGAGTCGTCACTGGTCATTTCTGTGTGTTTCTATAAACTGATTATTCTCCCTGCCCTGGCCACATTTCTGTGCTTTTTGGCATTTCAGTAACTTCTGATTGGATGTTGGGTATTATAAAGATTATATTGTTGAGTGTCTGGATTTGGGGTGGTAGTTATTTGTGGATCAGTTTGATCCCTTTGAGGCCTATTTTTAAGCTTTCTTTGAGACAGGTCTTGTGTAGCTTTGGCTCTAGGAATACATCAGCCCTACTACTAAGGCCTCTGGATTCTCTACTGTGTGTCCCAGGTAATCACAGAGGACTCTATACTGGTTGGTCAGACCTTGAATGTCTCTCTACCTTTGTGTGTCCTGAGAATTGTTCAGCTTACAGCTTCCTGATCACCCTTTTCCTGGGCTTTTGGAGTTTCGCTCTATGCATGCATGGCCTAGTAGTCAGGAAAGACTCAAAGGGAAgcttatacatattttttgaagCTCTTTTTACTGCATAACTAACTCCTTTCTGGAACTCTGCTCTGCAACTTCCAGCTGCCTCAGCTGCTCTGAATGCTGGTCTGTGTCTCCTCAACTTGGCAAAGCCACTAAGCTCTGTTTGGTTTTTGCCCACCCCAACACACAGTCTCAATCTGGAAATTGCCTCCAGGCAGACAGCTGAGGCAATGATAGGGCTCCCcttatctgtttcttttctcttggggaTCGTGATTCTGTACTTCCTGCTGTCCAGTGTCTGAAAACTtgtttcacatatattttctccatttttttctacttatttatgGCAGGATGTGAAATCTGTTCCTTGTTACTCCATCGCAGCCAAACGTGGAAGTTTCTGTCCATTCTTTTTAATTAAcatctttaattttatataagaGTCTTTCTGGAGTAGCTAGATTTTGTGGGTCTTGAGCCAGTGTAAAAAGCCTTCCTTTTTACTGAATTATGAATTAAATTGAACTGTCATCACAACAGGAACTGTGTAGCTGTTTCTTTGAACTCACTGATGTGAGAGGCCTGTGATGCATGGATATCGGTGGTAGGATCTTTCACATAATTTGCAAtttggaaggagaagaaaatctGTAGAAATCATTCAGCTCTTTTGTTTAACAATTTAGTGTTTGAAGATCTTTTCTTTGAGGCTTATTTTTCCAGCTGTTTTGTTCCACTTCTCATTTGGTTGAATGCATTAGAGAACTGCTGTCATGTGTACCTGTCTCGCTGTCACCAGGCTCCTTGTGTCAGTGGGCTATGGCTTTTAAGGGCCTCACTGCTGGTCTAGAAGCCCCCATTCCTGCTGTCTTCCCTCCGGCATCCTGATCCAGTTTTTTTGTTGCCTCTACAAAGTTGGAAAGGGTCTCTCATTTCCTGGTTATTTCTTCTGATGATCTTGGTGTGCCTCCTTCCTGTGCAGCGTCAGCATAGACTTCTAGGCTTGCCAGTCTTCCTGCCCTTGGATCTCTGTCTAGGTCTGTCTTCACCTGGCTGTGCCTGGGCTGGCATCTGCTGGTCTTGTCTTGGCTCCCTCTGGCCTGCCTCTGTTCATTCTTTGCCAGGCCCGGTTCAAGGTGTGTTTTCTCACACATCTTCATGCCCTGGCTTGTCATTCAGCCAACATGTGAGAGAAGACTCAACAAGATCAGAAACCAAGGAAGAGGAAATCACCAGTCTCTTCACAGGGGATCCAGGGACAGGGCTGTCATCACTCATGgcctttttcactttctttagtTCCACCTAATCCCCAAGGTCTTACTCTCCCCAGGATGGAGCACCAGGAAACCAGGTCTTGGCAGTCCCTCTTGAGATgccggaggctgaggtgagctgtGTTTCCCTCTGCCTTGCTTGGGATTCTCTCACCACTCCCTGaatctggcctcagcctctgtcTCTTGCCCCAGCATGACACACGGCAGAGTATGAACCCCAGCTGCTGCCTTCCTGCCCTCCCACTGCTTCTCTTCTAGAGGCTGCCAAGGATTGGATATCCACTGGGCTTGAAGTCCCAATCATCCAGGTGGGGAAGCTGAGTTTCCATCCAGGAAAGTGATTGAACGGAGGTCCCTTGGAAAGATGAGACGCCAGGGCCATGGCCCAGGGATCCTAGTGCTTGATCAGGTTCTCTTTTCAGGACTTCTTGGAGCTGTGGTTAGGCCTCCATGTTAACAACAGACACCCACTCCAGACCCTCGCCTCTTGTCCCTGGCATTACTGGCACTGCCCCTGCCTCATTCTAAAATAGATGGAAAGACTGATTAGCCCTGGGAATTCTTTCAGGATTTGGTGACATTTGACGATGTGGCATGGTACCTCACCACAGGGGAGTGGTTTAAGCTGGACCCTGAACAGAGGGTGCTGGCATATTATAGGAACGTGACCTCTGTGGGTAAGGATGTCCCAGCCCTTCCTCAAATTCACCACCTGCTTGGAGTGGGGCAGGGGGCACATGGCTACCCCCACAGAAGCTCACCTTCTCCCTGGATTGTAGGGAAACACAATGGGTCTGCCACATCTGATATGTCAGAGTAGTATGCGTTCCCCCAACTCCTCTTGGCATGGAAAGAACCCCTCTCAGTCTTTTATTGGGAAAGAAATTAGAACACTGCCACTGTAATGTAGAATACTCTTTTCATTTTAATGCACAAATTATGCAAATTGCATGACCATTTGGTTTGAGTTTATTTGTGAGAGAATGGTTGACGTGATCAAGATCTTGTTCACCCATTAGGGGTCTGCATGTGTGCAGTGGGGAGGAGGTTTTAGGAGGAGAGACTGTTGGGAGTCAGATTTGGGAGTTGTGGAAGTCCACATGTCTGGGAAGAGCATGAAGTTAAATGTGTGAGCACTGAGGGGGTGGACAGGCAGAAGGCAGGGTGAGGATCACCTCCTCAGGGTGGCCACTTGATCCTCCACAGAGCCTCCCCCAGGTGGGCCCAGAGCCTGCCTTCCTCAAGCTCCTGGAAGGAGCCTGACCTTGGGAAACACCTTTGAACTGAATGaatgacttgcctaaggttaaggccagcctggtctttgaagatggaagggggTTCCCCTTCAAAGGCCTTGCCTATGTTCCTCCACTATTCTCATGTCATCTTTGGCTGTCGCCGTAACCAATCTCCTTTCCCATGAGCAGGCGTTCCTGTTTTGAATCCTGCCTTGGTCCCTCACCTGGCACAAGGACAAGTGCTGTTGGTATCAGACCCATCGCCCAACACTGATCCAGCTAAGTACTCTGGTGAGTGAAAAAGAAATGTGAGGAAACTGGGGGAGGCCCAACTGAGCTGGGGTTTGGGTTAGGGTTGGAGGGCCCAGCCGAGCTGTTAGGCTTCAGGTTAGGGTTGGGGGTCCCAGCTGAGCTCTTGGGCTTGAGGTTAGGGTTTGGGGACCCTGCTGAGCTCTTGGGCTTGAGGTTAGGGTTGAAACAGATGAGCTCTCAGGGGTTTGGGTTAGGGTTGGGGAGCCCAGATGAGCTCCTGGGGTTGAAGTTAGGGTTGAGAAGATCAGCTGTCCTCTTGGAGGTTTTGAATTAGAGTTGAGGAGTTCCAACTGAGCTCTtggggttcgggttagggttgaGGGGCCCAGCTGAGCTCTTGGAGTTGAGATTAGGGTTAGGGGATCCAGCTGAACTTTTGAGGTTGAGGTTAGGAGTAGAGGGGCCCATTTGAGCTCCTGGGGTTGAGGTTAGGGTTGAGAGGATCAGCTTGGCTCTCTGGGCATTCGGGTTAAAGTTAGGATCCCAGCTGAGCTCTTGGGGTTGAGGTTAAGTTTGGGAACCCTGCTGAGTTCTTGGGGTTAAAGTTAGGGTTGGGGGGCCCACCTGAGCTCTTGACAGTGAGGTTAGGGTTGAGAGGATCAGCAGGGCCCTTTGGAGATTCAGGTTATATTTGGGGATCCCAGCTGAGCTCTTGGAGTTGAAGTTAGGGTTGGGGGTCCCAGCTGAGCTTTTGGAGTTCTAGTTAGGGTTTGGGGCCCCAGCTGAGCTCTTGACGGTGAGGTTAGGTTGAGGATCAGCAGGGCCCTTTGGAGATTCAGGTTATGTTTGGGGATCCCAGCTGAACTCCTGGGGTTGAGGTTAGGGTTGGGGGCCCAGCTGAGCTCTTGGGGTATAGGTTAGGTTTGAGAGGATTAACTGGGCTCTTGGGGTGcttgggttagggttagggggcCCAGCTGAGCCTCTGGGGACGTGTGTGGCTGCTCTCCAGTCACAGAAGGGGTGACCTCCTCAGCACCACTGTGGTAGAGTGTCCAGAATGGAATGAGGCCCCTCTGCCCCTGGCTTCTGCAGTCCTTGCTTCTGGTGGCTTCCGGGCCCAGGCCCCATGCTCAGTggctgtctcagaaagaaaaagattcttGACAAAGGAGAGGCCCTTTCCTCCGTCCTCCTCTGCAGACTACACTGCCTTGTGTTTATCGTTTCAGAAAACACCTCTGCGACCCGACACCAGACGATGGGGGAAGACGCCCAGCCACAGGAGATGGCGTCCACAAGCTCCCCAAGGGCCAGTGGCCCCAGTCCTGAATTCAGACAGCATGGGGACTCTGACAGGAAGAGAGGGAGCCCACAGAATCTGCCCATAGAACATCATTTTGCTTGTAAAGAGTGTGGGGACACCTTTCGGCTTAAAGTCCTGCTTGTCCAGCACCAGAGAGTCCACAGTGAGGAGAAGGGCTGGGAATGTGGCGATTGCGGGAAGGTCTTCAGGGGGGTGGCGGAGTTTAATGAGCACAGGAAAAGCCATGTAGCTGCGGAACCCCGGCCCGGCCCCAGTAGGGCCCTGGAGAATGCCGCGGAGAAGAGGGAGCAGACGGAGAGGGAGGGAAAGCCCTTCGAGTGCGAGGAGTGTGGAAAACGGTTTAAGAAGAATGCAGGCCTCAGTCAACATCTGAGGGTCCACAGCAGAGAGAAGCCCTTTGATTGCGAGGAGTGCGGGCGGTCCTTCAAAGTCAACACCCACCTCTTCCGACATCAGAAACTTCACACTTCGGAAAAGC harbors:
- the ZNF275 gene encoding zinc finger protein 275; this translates as MMSHPCVSLLGVPVLNPALVPHLAQGQVLLVSDPSPNTDPAKYSENTSATRHQTMGEDAQPQEMASTSSPRASGPSPEFRQHGDSDRKRGSPQNLPIEHHFACKECGDTFRLKVLLVQHQRVHSEEKGWECGDCGKVFRGVAEFNEHRKSHVAAEPRPGPSRALENAAEKREQTEREGKPFECEECGKRFKKNAGLSQHLRVHSREKPFDCEECGRSFKVNTHLFRHQKLHTSEKPFACKACSRDFLDRQELLKHQRMHTGHLPFDCDDCGKSFRGVNGLAEHQRIHSGAKPYGCPHCGKLFRRSSELTKHRRIHTGEKPYACGQCGKAFRQSSSLLEHARIHSGERPYACGECGKAFRGPSDLIKHRRIHSGLKPYECDKCGKAFRRSSGLSRHRRIHSGARRCECSQCGRVFKRRSALQKHQPTHHE